Proteins encoded in a region of the Pseudothermotoga elfii DSM 9442 = NBRC 107921 genome:
- a CDS encoding phosphodiester glycosidase family protein: MKRFLIFAFFILYSSILISQVLVGVNGKFVTVQEYNGFIDIKSLESLGFSIVISNRSERAYLIYKNQIIIVEKSGTVTVDFLDIYENAALYTSDKIMISVDLLSKILGLSKYVTPAGMEAFIDKVCVLTSVDYSHNELKLDFMGSPFEEMLEIKSEESKVVLELSPVLSEVVSTDQIKINQNGYKLQMEIFLDTEAKPVLSTKLQDNSFVITVSFPQLGREQIAKGVYWEQKVEKIGNKDMLVNYLWIDPQFVDLKPEISSGGIGSLESVEKMVIRKNAVAGVNANYFDTNTGLPIGLLIVDGKILSMPYGDRPVFIQTFSNEVYISRIYFDVNIKVGQLLFLVKGINTIAQGEVLIFTPEFGLSIPYRDEMVYFSVVDGKVNGTGWLSKAPKNGFVLAISSKYKKYLEGIQIGDTVEYIVNTNFPYPIKHAIEAGPLILYEGSPIPDRNDEKNRYGGSIARASATRTLAATLPDGKVVLAVINDQDGSGGVNYDELVEFSLKKGFYSAMNFDGGSSSIMVIFDRVVSKVPTGWVRAVPASLLVVKKDNK, translated from the coding sequence ATGAAACGTTTTCTAATCTTCGCCTTTTTTATACTGTACAGTTCTATTTTGATTTCACAAGTACTTGTTGGAGTAAATGGAAAATTTGTCACTGTTCAAGAATATAATGGTTTCATCGACATAAAATCACTTGAATCCTTAGGCTTTTCAATAGTGATTTCAAATAGATCTGAAAGGGCATACCTTATTTATAAAAATCAGATCATTATTGTTGAGAAAAGCGGGACAGTGACGGTGGATTTTTTAGATATTTATGAAAATGCTGCACTATATACATCGGATAAAATAATGATAAGTGTTGATTTACTTTCGAAAATTTTAGGACTTTCAAAATATGTAACTCCAGCAGGCATGGAAGCCTTTATTGATAAAGTATGTGTTCTCACCTCTGTAGATTATTCTCATAATGAATTGAAACTCGATTTTATGGGTTCTCCTTTTGAAGAAATGCTTGAGATAAAGTCCGAAGAATCGAAAGTGGTTCTCGAGCTTTCGCCCGTTTTATCTGAGGTCGTTTCTACAGATCAGATTAAAATCAACCAGAATGGTTACAAATTGCAGATGGAAATTTTTCTTGATACCGAAGCAAAACCGGTTCTTTCGACAAAACTTCAGGACAATTCTTTCGTAATTACTGTGAGCTTTCCTCAGCTTGGCAGAGAACAGATTGCAAAAGGAGTCTACTGGGAGCAGAAAGTCGAGAAAATTGGAAATAAGGATATGCTTGTAAATTACCTGTGGATAGATCCACAGTTTGTTGATCTCAAACCTGAGATCAGTTCTGGGGGAATAGGTAGTCTTGAAAGTGTTGAAAAAATGGTCATTAGAAAAAATGCAGTAGCTGGTGTTAATGCAAATTATTTTGATACTAACACAGGATTACCAATCGGTTTGCTGATTGTAGATGGTAAAATTTTATCTATGCCATATGGTGATAGACCTGTATTTATTCAAACTTTTTCGAACGAGGTTTATATAAGCAGAATATATTTTGATGTGAATATTAAAGTAGGGCAATTACTTTTTCTTGTTAAAGGAATTAACACGATCGCCCAAGGTGAAGTTCTTATATTTACTCCGGAGTTTGGTCTCTCGATTCCTTATCGAGATGAAATGGTCTATTTTTCCGTTGTTGATGGAAAAGTTAATGGCACTGGATGGCTATCGAAAGCTCCCAAAAATGGTTTTGTACTTGCTATTTCATCGAAATATAAAAAATATCTTGAGGGGATTCAAATCGGTGATACCGTTGAGTATATCGTGAACACAAACTTTCCTTATCCCATAAAACATGCAATAGAAGCAGGTCCTCTGATTCTTTATGAAGGTTCACCAATACCAGATAGAAATGACGAAAAGAACAGGTATGGGGGAAGCATTGCAAGGGCGAGTGCAACCAGAACATTAGCCGCTACTCTTCCAGATGGTAAAGTGGTGCTGGCTGTAATCAATGATCAAGATGGTTCTGGGGGAGTCAATTACGACGAGCTTGTTGAATTTTCCTTAAAAAAAGGTTTTTATTCGGCTATGAATTTCGATGGTGGAAGTTCATCGATAATGGTTATTTTTGACAGAGTAGTTAGTAAGGTTCCAACAGGTTGGGTAAGGGCAGTTCCTGCATCCTTGCTTGTTGTAAAAAAGGACAACAAATAA